The Paucidesulfovibrio gracilis DSM 16080 genome window below encodes:
- a CDS encoding 4Fe-4S dicluster domain-containing protein, producing MAVYRIKLDKKRCIACMACLVHCKQKNQVPEGLSLNRLMAGLGEKDGKPVLKVKYQPCLMCKKPECVPACPTGAMQKRDSDGLVFIDEDLCIGCGDCIEACPWDVPVLDEARGKAIKCDYCMDRIEEGRDPACVTGCTAQALTFVRPQ from the coding sequence TGCATCGCGTGCATGGCCTGCCTGGTCCACTGCAAGCAGAAGAATCAGGTGCCTGAGGGCTTGTCCCTGAATCGGCTCATGGCCGGACTGGGCGAGAAGGACGGCAAGCCCGTGCTCAAGGTCAAGTACCAGCCCTGCTTGATGTGCAAGAAACCGGAATGCGTTCCGGCCTGCCCCACCGGGGCCATGCAGAAGCGGGATTCCGACGGACTGGTGTTCATTGACGAGGATCTGTGCATCGGGTGCGGCGACTGTATTGAGGCCTGCCCCTGGGATGTGCCCGTTTTGGACGAGGCACGCGGCAAGGCCATCAAGTGCGACTACTGCATGGACCGCATCGAGGAAGGCCGCGATCCGGCCTGCGTCACGGGCTGCACCGCCCAGGCGCTGACCTTCGTGCGTCCGCAATAA